In Candidatus Zixiibacteriota bacterium, the sequence CGTCGAGTCCGTCACGAGAATGGGCTACCAGAGCATGGACCGAACCGGTCATCTCCAGCACCTCGGCCACCAAGGCCATAATTCCCGGGCTGTACACACCGGTCACCTGACGCGTGACTGAAGCCGGATTGGTCATCGGCCCCAGAATATTGAACACAGTACGAACACCGAGGTCTCTCCGTGGTCCGACAGCGTGTTTCATGGCCGGATGAAACCGAGGAGCAAACATGAATCCAAAACCGATTTCGTTGATATTGCTCTGAACTTTCTCCGGTCCGGGATTAATATGTCCACCGGTTGCTTCCAAAATGTCGGCTGATCCACAATGAGAACTCACAGAGCGATTGCCATGTTTGGCCACCGTCACACCAGCCGCAGCAGCAACAAGCGCAGATGCGGTCGAAACATTGAATGTATGAGCGCCGTCACCACCGGTACCCACCAGGTCGGCGGCATCAGGATCATCCAATTCGATCTTAGTAGAGTGCGCTCTCATGGAACGAACGAAACCCGCCACTTCTTTGGCTGTCTCACCTCGTTGTTTCAGAGCAATAATCAACCCGGCGATCTGGGCCGGAGTAGCCTCTCCATCCATAATACAATCCATCGCCGCCGAAGCTTCATCGGTGGAAAGAGACTCACCTCCCGTAACTTTGATGATACAATCCCTGATCATGCCAGTGTCCTCAGGAAATTGCGGAGGATATCCTTGCCGCTTGGCGTCATGATTGACTCCGGATGAAATTGGAGTCCGTATAATGGCATCTCTTTGTGCTGTATTCCCATGATTACACCATCGGGAGTCCGAGCTGTCACCTTGAATTTACGCGATAACGATCTCGGTTCCACAACCAACGAATGGTAACGGGTAGCAGTAAACGGCGACGGAATACCGTCATAAAGAACCGAGCCGTCATGCTTCACATCCGAAGTCTTACCGTGCATGAGCGTAGGTGCATACCCAATACGTGCGCCGTAAACCTGAGCTATCGCCTGATGCCCAAGACAGACACCCAGAATCGGTATCCTGCCTGCCGCTTTCTCAATGAGATCAGGCATGATCCCCGCATTCTCGGGTCGACCCGGTCCGGGCGAGAGAACAACTGCCTCAGGTGCCATATTAAGAACGTCATTGGTTGAAATGACATCATTGCGAACCACTTCCAAATCTGCCCCGAGTTCGGCCAGGTATTGGTACAGGTTGTACGTGAAGGAATCGTAATTATCCAGGAGAAGAATCATAGTTCATCTATCCTCGCGCCCGGTGATAGCCGTCAACAGAACTTTCGCCTTGGCTTCGGTCTCACGGTACTCACGTGCTGGTTTGGAGTCGGCCACGATGCCTGCCCCAGCCTGAATATAGAATGTGTCGCCTCTCTTGACTACCGTTCGTATGGCGATACATGAATCCAGATTCCCCCAGAAATCAAGGTAGGCGACTGTTCCGGCGTATACACCTCGCCGTTCCTTCTCAAGTTCGTCGATGATTTCCATAGCGCGTATCTTCGGAGCACCGGAAACCGTCCCCGCCGGGAAACATGAGAACAATCCCTCAAGCGGAGCAATCTTCGGCTTCATCTTGCCCACTACCGAACTGACCAGATGAATGACATGCGAGTATTTCTCAACCAACATCTTCTCGGCAACCTTAACCGACCCCGGCCTGCTCACCCGACCCAGATCGTTTCGGCCCAGATCAAGCAGCATTGTATGTTCTGCCAGTTCTTTGGCATCCCCAAGCAAGTCCGCGACCATTCGCTTGTCTTCGGTCTCGTCCTTGCCGCGCGGACGAGTGCCTGCTATCGGGCGGGTCTCTATCGCTCGCCCTTCCACTCTGACCATCATTTCAGGTGAAGAACCGATCACTGATGAATTGCCGCAATTGACCATGAACATATATGGCGACGGATTGATTCGCCTCAGGCGACGATACAGTGTCAGAGCCGACAGGTCAGATTTGACCTGCCATCGTTGCGAAAGGACTACCTGGAAGATGTCACCCTCTTTGATGTAACGCTTTGCTTTGCGAACCATAGATTCAAACTCGCGTTTTGTATAGTCCGCCTTGATCCGAGGTCGTCCGGATTGATCGTTGGGAACCTTCACACGCGCTGACTGAAGCCGCTTGATCAGCTTGCGAACAGTCGCACAGGCTTCTTGATATCGCGCCTTGAATCCGCTTTCGCCTGACTCGTGGAGAATATTGGCAATGACTAGTATTTCCTGCCGCAAGTGATCAAAGACAACCAGATGACGATACATAGCCAATCGCATTGATGGCAACCCGATCGTATCGGGGTTATCGTCGGGGATGTCCTCAATCCAGCGAACGGTGTCATAGGAAAAATACCCGACACCTCCACCAGTGAAACGAGGTAGTCCGGCCATCTTCACCGGGCGATAGAAACGGAACATCTCTTTAACAAATTCAATTGGGTCGGCTTCTAGCACTCTCTTGCTTCGCCCCTGCATTAGTACAACGCGGTCAGCTTCACCTTCGATAATCAGAAACGGGTCAAATCCCAGGAACGAATACCTCGCGAGTTTCTCTCCACCCTCAATGGACTCCAACAGAAACGAATCACGCTTGCCCTGGGCCAGCTTTAGAAACGCTCCTACGGGGGTGTCCAGATCGGCTGGGATACGCTCAAAGACAGGGATGACATTACCCCGCTTGTTTAACTTCAATGCTTCGGAATAAGAGATCATTTGAAGACGTACGCTCCTTCACAGACCGTTTGCACTTGGCCAGTGAGTTCAATTTCACTCGTATCAGAGTCCCACCAGATATAAAGAGAACCGGCTTCAAAGATGACTTGGCATCGTCGGTCGGCTCGACCAATCATTACTGCCGCACAGACTGCCGCCGCCGCTCCCGTGCCTGATGACCCCGTCGCTCCTGCTCCACGTTCCCAATCGGCAACTTTGAGTTTGTGGCGATTGATCACCTTAACAAACTCCACATTGGTTCGTTCCGGGAAGCACCGTAGGTGCTCTATTTCATCTCCCAGAGCCTGCCAGTCAAAGTCGAAGTCGTCGACAAACAGGACCGTATGCGGGTTTCCCACTGCCAGGCACGTTACCGGGAAGTCCTTTCCGCCCAGTCGCAGAGGAGCCTGTATCATGTACTTGCGACGGCTTCGAACCGGCACGCTGGCAGACTCAAATATCGGTTTCCCCAACCCAGCTGACACTGAGAAACCGGAGCCGTCTTTGGCCATCACTCTCGAAGATGCAACAATACCGCCCATCTCAAATGTGAATGCCCTGCGGCGTCGGTCGGTGAGATGTTTGTGTACAGCGGCAATGCGTAGTCCATTGCCCGACTTCTCCGCCCAACCTCCGTCGGCGTTGTGGAGATCAATCTTGAAATCAGCTCGTCGGCTACCGGTAAGAAACAACACGCCATCAGCCCCAACACCGGATCGGCGATCACAAATAGCAATTGCCAATGCTTCGCGTCGAGCTATGGGAACACGATTATGCGCCAGGTCGATGATCAGGAAATCATTACGTAGCGCATGATATTTGGAGAAGTGTACTATCATGCTGGTAATAAGGCTCTTACTCGGTGATGGGCAACAAAAAAGCGGCCAAGCCGCTTTCTTGTATCAATATCTGCAAGTCAGTCTCTGGTCTGTGTTACATATTCTCTTTGAACAGCTCCGCCAGGCGGCCAATCCCTTCAACAATGCCCTCGTGAGTAGCATTCGAGAAGTTTAGTCTCATACAATTCTCGCCGCCACCATTGGGGAAGAACGGTTCGCCATAAACGTAAGCCACTTTCCGTTCGACAGCTTTCGGCAACAAATCTTTAGCAGATAGTTGTTTGGGTAACTCTATCCACAGGAACAAGCCGCCTTCCGGCTCAGTCCATGTCACTCCCTCAGGGAATGTATCTTTCAGCGCTCCCAACATTACATTGCGTTTGACAAGATAGTCCTTTTTAAGAATTTCAATATGTGGCTCCAGCTTACCAGCCGTTACATATTCGTGAATCAAATATTGGCAAAGCGTGTTTGTATGCAAATCAGTACCCTGCTTGACTTTTTCGAAGTAACGCATGATTTCAACGGGACCATTCATCCAGCCGATACGCAACCCCGGCGCGAGTACTTTCGAGAAAGTCTTGAGCGTGATTACACCATCACCACCAAGCGATTTCAGTGTCGGTAGCGACTCGCCCGAGAACCGAACCGCACTGTACGGATCGTCATCTACAATCGGAATATTGTAGCTGGCCGCCAAGTCGATCAATTGTCGACGGCGTTCAAGCGTCATTGTAATACCGGTCGGATTCTGGAAACTTGATACCGAATAGATAAACCTTGGTTTGTACTTTGCCAGTTTTTCCTCAACCTGATTGATGATCATGCCATCGCTGTCCATTTCAGCCGTTACATACCGCGCCTGATAGTAATCGAAAGCCTGTATAGCCCCCACATACGTCGGCAACTCGGTTAGAATGTAATCACCGGGTGCGATAAAGACCCGGGCAAGAAGTTCCAATCCCTGCTGGCTACCTGAAGTCACTTGTATATTCTCGTCAGAGGTTGGGGTACCTGCCGCCGTGGCTCGCTCAGCCAGTAGTTTGGTTAGCGGCGGAACACCTCTCGTTACAGTGTATTGCAAACTCGCAGGACCATACTTCTGCAGAACCTGGTCCATTGCCCACTTCATATCCTCCTGTGGAAATAACTCCGGTGCAGGTAGTCCGCCTGCAAACGAAATAACTCCGGGCTGAGACGAAAATTTGAGGATGTCACGAATTGCCGATGATTTCAATGACGCTACATGCGGCGCTATTTCCCAGTCACTACGAATCTGCTTCTTCTCTTGTACTGCCATGATCTATTCCTTCACTTTGCATCATACTTCACATTACGTCAACAAACATACAATAGCATATGGTACGGGCGATATCAAGTCCATAGCAGAATAATCGTATTGAGAGATCGAATATGGCCCAAATGGTCCGTTTTGAGATGCGGAGGTCCCTGAGATGGATTTTTCGCTTGACAGAATATAAATATTCGGTGTATATTAAATACAACTAACTACCTACTGATGATTTGCACGCGTTATTTTTGTTACGATTCGCATTGCAGATGAAAATACAACAATAATCGCATACTAAGCGGATGGTTATGTCCGACCGAATCACAAGTAATAAACTCATTGATCGACGTAATCTACAATTGTAAGGAGAAGGAGCTATGCTTCGAAAACTGATCATTGCAAGTATCGGAATGCTTACGGTGCTCGCTGTAATGTTAATGGCCGCGTCCGGGGACCGATTTAAGGTGACCCAGATTGATGGCTCTGGTGCTGTTCAAGCGCCTTCATACAAGGGGCCATGCACTCTAACGAAAACCAACAGCACGGCCGCAAGCTACTGGGGCAGCGGTTACGAAGCGGGGATTGGGACCTACACCTACTTTAACCCCGGGACATGCCCGGACCTACCTCCGTACCCGTTTGAGATCACCGACTTCAGTTTTGTGCTGTACGATGACGGTGATGACGTCTGGCCGGCACAAGTGGATATCGTTGTGTATGATTTGGCCCAACCTCCCGATTCCTGTTCGGGACCAGGCACTGAGCTTTGCCGTTACTCGGTTACTGCCGATCAAACAACTTTTGGGTACCCAACCGTTGGGACGTTTGATTTCCCTCCCGGCGGGTGTTGTGTAAACGGTCCGTTCTATATCGGTCTGGAGTACACCAGCGGTGTGGTCGGATCCACTCCGTCTGTACTGTATGACGACAACACGGCTCCCGATACGTGCGACAACTGGATGTTGTACAACGATGGCCTGTTGTACGAATGGTATAATTTCTGGGATCCGCCAGTAGCAGGCTACCCGATATTCTTCATCAACGGCGAAACCAACTCGCCGAATTGTACACAGGTGTGCGACTGGAAGCCCGGCGATCCCTACAAGCACCACTTCCCGCAGATGCCGGATGAAACCGGTTGGGCAGTGAATGCCACCCAGCCTATGATCCTGGCCGAGGATTTCATGTGCATGGATACTGGCTGGATCAAGGACTTCCATTTCTGGGGAGCATGGAAACACGGGGATGAAGGTCAGGTAACGACTTTCGTACTCAGTATCCACGAAGATATCCCCGCTCATATGGTCTGCGACACCAACTGGGCAACTGGGGATTGTGATGGCAATTCACAGGTTGATGCTGCAGATTTAACTTATCTGATCAATTACCTCCAGGGCGGTGGACCAGCTCCAAACCCACTATGGATTGCCGATCTTAATGGCGATTGTGTCGTGGACAATGCTGACGTTACTATTCTGACGGACATGATCTATTCTGGTGTTTATCCGCCGGTTTATCCGGTTCCCGTCTGCTGTGATGATAATATGGTAGAGACATATTCTCGACCGGGTACGACTCTCTGGGAGCTCTACGTCGAAGATTTTGACTTCACACCTATCGATCCACCCACCGAGGAAGGCTGGTACGATCCCGCCACCGGCGAAGTGTTCCCTAATGACCACATCGCCTATTGGCAGTACAACATCTGTCTACCAGAACAAAATTGGTTCTGGCAGGATTCAGGCACGATCTACTGGGTAAATATCTCAGCAATTGTTGCTGATCCACAGAATACGACCTGGGGCTGGAAATCAACCCAGGATCACTGGAACGACGATGCTGTCTGGGCTACATGGGGTGATCTCAGTTGGATTGATATCTGGGAACCTATGGATCCGCAGGTGGACAGTTTCTGGATAGCTTTTGATCCTTCCGGCGCTATGATCCCTCAAATGACCGGAGGTGCCGGTTACTACGACGGCCCAGATGCTGTGAATGGATGGTGGCTCTACGAACAGCCCGATTGGCAGTTCTGGAACATCTGGTTCTACGATCATCCCTTCACGTATGACCGCAAGAAAGAAGCCCGCATTGAATTTGCCATCGAAAAGTACGATGATTTAGCCGACAGCTGGCTCACCTTTGTGGTAAATTACTCGACCGATCAATGGTCGCTCGATCAGCCCGCGGACGACAGCATGCCGCCACTGCCGGGAATGCCATGGGAAGATGAGTTGCTGTATATCGGTCGTGATACCCTGTATGACGGACCTGTCGATCAGATTACTGGCGGCCACTTCATGGAAGTTTGGGAAATAAAAGAGTATAACCCAGAGTGGATTTCAATCGATGTCTGGGGATACAACTTCGTTATTCCAGAGATGAGCGGGGTGGTCTTCCACGACTGCATCGGTTCGCTCGATCTGTCGCTGGTTGTCACCAATGGCGAGGATGCGGAGCCAACCGGCGCGTGCTGCTATGATGATGCTACCGGTTACCTTTGTGTCGAGACAACCGAGGATGATTGCGTCAACAACCTCTTCGGAATTTACGAAGGCAATGGCACAGTCTGTCTGGGTCTGGAAGCCTGTTGTATGCAGGATGGCAACTGTATGATGGCCGATGCTCTGTGTTGCGTCAATGAACTCGGCGGTGTACCACAGGGTCCGGGCTCAGTCTGTACGGCTCTCGAGGCCTGTTGCTTCACCGATGGTTCCTGCCAAAACCTCGATCCGCTCTGCTGTGATGATCAGGGTGGCGTGGCTCAAGGTCCGGGCACAACCTGTACGGCTCTCGAAGCCTGCTGTTTGTCTGACGGTTCCTGCGCGATGCTCGATCCGCTCTGCTGTGATGATCAGGGTGGCGTGGCTCAAGGTGCGGGCACTGCCTGTACCGCAACTCAGGCTTGCTGCTTCCTCAGCGGTTCGTGTCAGGACCTCGATCCGCTGTGCTGCGATGATCTGGGTGGTTGGACTGAAGGAGTGGGCTCAGTCTGCTTGGGTGATGGAGATGGCGATGGCATCGACGATGCCTGCTACCCCGACCCATATATCGGCGCCTGCTGTCTGCCTGACGGCACTTGTCAGGAGTTGACATCAGACGACTGTCTCGCCACTGGCGGTGCGTACATGGGTGACTACACTATGTGTGCCGG encodes:
- the trpE gene encoding anthranilate synthase component I; its protein translation is MISYSEALKLNKRGNVIPVFERIPADLDTPVGAFLKLAQGKRDSFLLESIEGGEKLARYSFLGFDPFLIIEGEADRVVLMQGRSKRVLEADPIEFVKEMFRFYRPVKMAGLPRFTGGGVGYFSYDTVRWIEDIPDDNPDTIGLPSMRLAMYRHLVVFDHLRQEILVIANILHESGESGFKARYQEACATVRKLIKRLQSARVKVPNDQSGRPRIKADYTKREFESMVRKAKRYIKEGDIFQVVLSQRWQVKSDLSALTLYRRLRRINPSPYMFMVNCGNSSVIGSSPEMMVRVEGRAIETRPIAGTRPRGKDETEDKRMVADLLGDAKELAEHTMLLDLGRNDLGRVSRPGSVKVAEKMLVEKYSHVIHLVSSVVGKMKPKIAPLEGLFSCFPAGTVSGAPKIRAMEIIDELEKERRGVYAGTVAYLDFWGNLDSCIAIRTVVKRGDTFYIQAGAGIVADSKPAREYRETEAKAKVLLTAITGREDR
- the trpD gene encoding anthranilate phosphoribosyltransferase → MIRDCIIKVTGGESLSTDEASAAMDCIMDGEATPAQIAGLIIALKQRGETAKEVAGFVRSMRAHSTKIELDDPDAADLVGTGGDGAHTFNVSTASALVAAAAGVTVAKHGNRSVSSHCGSADILEATGGHINPGPEKVQSNINEIGFGFMFAPRFHPAMKHAVGPRRDLGVRTVFNILGPMTNPASVTRQVTGVYSPGIMALVAEVLEMTGSVHALVAHSRDGLDEFSVCAPTDYIEIRDGRRKEETLSPEDCGLRQYPSGALSGGNPEYNKNLLNEVLRGEKSAYRDAVLLNAGALLYTGNKTKTIVDGVDLTTKAIDSGAAADLLARWCRLSHP
- the dapF gene encoding diaminopimelate epimerase produces the protein MIVHFSKYHALRNDFLIIDLAHNRVPIARREALAIAICDRRSGVGADGVLFLTGSRRADFKIDLHNADGGWAEKSGNGLRIAAVHKHLTDRRRRAFTFEMGGIVASSRVMAKDGSGFSVSAGLGKPIFESASVPVRSRRKYMIQAPLRLGGKDFPVTCLAVGNPHTVLFVDDFDFDWQALGDEIEHLRCFPERTNVEFVKVINRHKLKVADWERGAGATGSSGTGAAAAVCAAVMIGRADRRCQVIFEAGSLYIWWDSDTSEIELTGQVQTVCEGAYVFK
- a CDS encoding dockerin type I repeat-containing protein; this translates as MLRKLIIASIGMLTVLAVMLMAASGDRFKVTQIDGSGAVQAPSYKGPCTLTKTNSTAASYWGSGYEAGIGTYTYFNPGTCPDLPPYPFEITDFSFVLYDDGDDVWPAQVDIVVYDLAQPPDSCSGPGTELCRYSVTADQTTFGYPTVGTFDFPPGGCCVNGPFYIGLEYTSGVVGSTPSVLYDDNTAPDTCDNWMLYNDGLLYEWYNFWDPPVAGYPIFFINGETNSPNCTQVCDWKPGDPYKHHFPQMPDETGWAVNATQPMILAEDFMCMDTGWIKDFHFWGAWKHGDEGQVTTFVLSIHEDIPAHMVCDTNWATGDCDGNSQVDAADLTYLINYLQGGGPAPNPLWIADLNGDCVVDNADVTILTDMIYSGVYPPVYPVPVCCDDNMVETYSRPGTTLWELYVEDFDFTPIDPPTEEGWYDPATGEVFPNDHIAYWQYNICLPEQNWFWQDSGTIYWVNISAIVADPQNTTWGWKSTQDHWNDDAVWATWGDLSWIDIWEPMDPQVDSFWIAFDPSGAMIPQMTGGAGYYDGPDAVNGWWLYEQPDWQFWNIWFYDHPFTYDRKKEARIEFAIEKYDDLADSWLTFVVNYSTDQWSLDQPADDSMPPLPGMPWEDELLYIGRDTLYDGPVDQITGGHFMEVWEIKEYNPEWISIDVWGYNFVIPEMSGVVFHDCIGSLDLSLVVTNGEDAEPTGACCYDDATGYLCVETTEDDCVNNLFGIYEGNGTVCLGLEACCMQDGNCMMADALCCVNELGGVPQGPGSVCTALEACCFTDGSCQNLDPLCCDDQGGVAQGPGTTCTALEACCLSDGSCAMLDPLCCDDQGGVAQGAGTACTATQACCFLSGSCQDLDPLCCDDLGGWTEGVGSVCLGDGDGDGIDDACYPDPYIGACCLPDGTCQELTSDDCLATGGAYMGDYTMCAGDHDSNGVDDACEDPWNPDPGDDIKMHFPQLPDENGWDVDASWHPIADDFMCTESGYIKDIHFWGSWRHGATGEITKFNLAIYSDQPAGATHSMPLDPLWVYSDSDFVITKIYGGNEGWFSPIPHVYYPGDHQEYYQYDIYIPEDDWFPQDSGRIYWLVIWAILEDPNTKAWGWKTSLDHWNDMGTFIDNPVWPVPGGSIWSPLIDPINSLELDLAFAITGSCCVLRGNVDHVPPAEINIADLTYLVAYLFTGGPPPPCLAEADVNGDGELNIADLTYLVAYLFTGGPPPVPC
- a CDS encoding PLP-dependent aminotransferase family protein, with product MAVQEKKQIRSDWEIAPHVASLKSSAIRDILKFSSQPGVISFAGGLPAPELFPQEDMKWAMDQVLQKYGPASLQYTVTRGVPPLTKLLAERATAAGTPTSDENIQVTSGSQQGLELLARVFIAPGDYILTELPTYVGAIQAFDYYQARYVTAEMDSDGMIINQVEEKLAKYKPRFIYSVSSFQNPTGITMTLERRRQLIDLAASYNIPIVDDDPYSAVRFSGESLPTLKSLGGDGVITLKTFSKVLAPGLRIGWMNGPVEIMRYFEKVKQGTDLHTNTLCQYLIHEYVTAGKLEPHIEILKKDYLVKRNVMLGALKDTFPEGVTWTEPEGGLFLWIELPKQLSAKDLLPKAVERKVAYVYGEPFFPNGGGENCMRLNFSNATHEGIVEGIGRLAELFKENM
- a CDS encoding aminodeoxychorismate/anthranilate synthase component II, with product MILLLDNYDSFTYNLYQYLAELGADLEVVRNDVISTNDVLNMAPEAVVLSPGPGRPENAGIMPDLIEKAAGRIPILGVCLGHQAIAQVYGARIGYAPTLMHGKTSDVKHDGSVLYDGIPSPFTATRYHSLVVEPRSLSRKFKVTARTPDGVIMGIQHKEMPLYGLQFHPESIMTPSGKDILRNFLRTLA